The following are encoded together in the Pseudodesulfovibrio indicus genome:
- a CDS encoding DMT family transporter: protein MPDKSKAILLMAATALIWSSGGLAIKLVEWNPMAITGVRSLLAAATLAVLFRGRLRFRFSGIALGAAAGYAGLLITNVAATKLTTSANAILLAYTAPVYVALLAPRLLGEKTRRSDWLFILVTVGGMCLFFMDRLSPSGLWGNIIAVGTGMSYAAFTLCMRAQKDASPVESVILGHLLTGVCGLPFLFSAAPSGSGWAGLLYLGIIQQGVSLALYTWAIKRLGALEAILIMMLEPILNPLLVAVGYGELPGAWAVTGGIVVIGAVTLRAVGPALRLPSRP, encoded by the coding sequence ATGCCCGACAAGTCAAAGGCCATATTGCTCATGGCGGCCACGGCGCTGATCTGGAGTTCCGGGGGGCTGGCCATCAAGCTGGTGGAGTGGAACCCCATGGCCATCACCGGGGTGCGTTCCCTGCTGGCGGCCGCGACCCTGGCGGTGCTCTTCCGGGGACGGCTCCGGTTCCGGTTCTCGGGGATCGCCCTCGGCGCGGCGGCCGGGTATGCCGGGCTGCTGATCACCAATGTGGCGGCCACCAAACTGACCACCTCGGCCAACGCCATTCTGCTCGCCTACACCGCCCCGGTCTATGTGGCCCTGCTCGCGCCCCGGCTGCTGGGCGAGAAGACGCGCCGGTCCGACTGGCTGTTCATCCTGGTGACCGTGGGCGGCATGTGTTTGTTCTTCATGGACCGCCTCTCGCCGTCCGGGCTGTGGGGCAACATCATCGCCGTGGGCACCGGCATGTCCTACGCCGCGTTCACCCTGTGCATGCGCGCCCAGAAGGACGCCTCGCCCGTGGAGTCGGTGATCCTCGGCCACCTGCTGACCGGTGTGTGCGGGCTGCCCTTCCTGTTCTCCGCCGCGCCGTCCGGCAGCGGCTGGGCCGGGCTGCTCTATCTCGGGATCATCCAGCAAGGCGTGTCCCTGGCCCTCTATACCTGGGCCATAAAGCGGCTCGGCGCGCTGGAGGCGATTCTGATCATGATGCTGGAGCCGATCCTCAACCCCCTGCTCGTGGCCGTGGGCTACGGCGAGCTGCCGGGCGCGTGGGCGGTGACCGGCGGCATCGTGGTCATCGGCGCGGTGACGTTGCGGGCGGTTGGACCCGCTCTTCGTCTTCCGTCCCGTCCTTGA
- a CDS encoding chorismate mutase has translation MIKIRKDDNGGPYPDQRREDGRPAARTTSPDNNAPARPVRDDRRGPRKFDKRGPKRGGRDFFGRRPEPTQVDFDAPDKSEKVAGHRFDDISDIDNQILGLLEKRAYLIRKEGAWRKSRQKSLVDPKLEKLLRGSFDQAAGRMGLDAKLSKQLFTLLNQFSLADIRKKFEGEGYKLAPRVEPVSAGITGPRSFRHTRMMLAMAASAGTPITLAPVTMNAPNKDLAKALKQVDAPINWDDDFIRNEGGKTLEFEGKMVFVGEDPFNFYMLLCLALGHAGRCKFTGKPGLQLLDASALNKVLPSLGARVVPMNPNNPGLPVRLECGGVMEESVTLPGGLDPDFAAALTLAAWSFPGGLTIGGLTRESRSRVAEAVAVLSECGIEAKLGKDSVTVPDGIPAIDPQPLLPLSVRLGSMLLALPVLSGGRINVDGAWPKSEQADAVLEQLRALGLRVDVATENLIATMEGELPESADITIGAYPDLMPLALALALKVGKARITGADNEVALELLDRLGASYEVDGDVVELKPGSRQWDGTWFSPDPVWSMGCALAAYAVPGIVLENHGEVTATWPEFWNFYNSLPTGKMKPKPEREKKDDTRRRIKIR, from the coding sequence ATGATCAAGATCCGCAAAGACGACAACGGCGGTCCCTACCCGGACCAGCGCCGCGAAGACGGCCGCCCGGCCGCCCGAACCACCTCTCCCGACAACAATGCTCCCGCCCGCCCGGTGCGCGACGACCGGCGCGGCCCGCGCAAGTTCGACAAGCGCGGCCCCAAGCGCGGCGGACGCGACTTCTTCGGCCGTCGGCCCGAGCCGACACAGGTCGACTTCGACGCGCCCGACAAGTCCGAAAAGGTCGCCGGACACCGCTTCGACGACATCTCCGACATCGACAACCAGATTCTCGGCCTGCTGGAGAAGCGCGCCTACCTCATCCGCAAGGAAGGGGCGTGGCGCAAGTCCCGGCAGAAATCCCTGGTGGACCCCAAGCTGGAGAAGCTGCTGCGCGGCTCCTTTGACCAGGCCGCGGGCCGCATGGGCCTGGACGCCAAGCTGTCCAAGCAGCTCTTCACCCTGCTCAACCAGTTCTCCCTGGCCGACATCCGCAAGAAATTCGAAGGCGAGGGCTACAAGCTCGCGCCGCGCGTGGAGCCCGTCAGCGCGGGCATCACCGGGCCGCGCTCCTTCCGCCACACCCGCATGATGCTGGCCATGGCCGCCAGCGCGGGCACGCCCATCACCCTGGCCCCGGTGACCATGAACGCCCCGAACAAGGATCTGGCCAAGGCCCTGAAGCAGGTGGACGCGCCCATCAACTGGGACGACGACTTCATCCGCAACGAGGGCGGCAAGACCCTGGAGTTCGAAGGCAAGATGGTCTTCGTGGGCGAGGACCCGTTCAACTTTTACATGCTGCTCTGCCTGGCCCTCGGCCATGCCGGACGGTGCAAGTTCACCGGCAAGCCCGGCCTGCAGCTCCTGGACGCGTCGGCCCTGAACAAGGTGCTGCCCTCCCTGGGCGCCCGCGTGGTGCCCATGAACCCGAACAACCCCGGCCTGCCCGTGCGCCTCGAATGCGGCGGCGTCATGGAAGAGTCCGTGACCCTGCCCGGCGGCCTGGACCCGGATTTCGCGGCCGCCCTGACCCTGGCCGCGTGGTCCTTCCCCGGCGGACTGACCATCGGCGGCCTGACCCGCGAGTCCCGCTCCCGCGTGGCCGAGGCCGTGGCCGTGCTGAGCGAGTGCGGCATCGAGGCCAAGCTCGGCAAGGACTCGGTCACCGTGCCCGACGGCATCCCGGCCATCGATCCGCAGCCGCTGCTGCCCCTGTCCGTGCGCCTCGGCTCCATGCTCCTGGCCCTGCCCGTGCTGAGCGGCGGCCGGATCAACGTGGACGGCGCTTGGCCCAAGTCCGAGCAGGCCGACGCCGTGCTGGAGCAGCTCCGCGCCCTGGGGCTGCGCGTGGACGTGGCCACCGAGAACCTGATCGCGACCATGGAGGGCGAGCTGCCCGAATCCGCGGACATCACCATCGGCGCCTACCCGGACCTCATGCCCCTGGCCCTGGCCCTGGCCCTCAAGGTCGGCAAAGCCCGGATCACCGGCGCGGACAACGAGGTGGCCCTCGAACTGCTCGACCGCCTGGGTGCGAGCTACGAGGTGGACGGCGACGTGGTGGAGCTGAAGCCCGGCTCCCGGCAGTGGGACGGCACCTGGTTCTCCCCGGACCCGGTCTGGTCCATGGGCTGCGCCCTGGCCGCCTACGCCGTTCCCGGCATCGTCCTGGAGAACCACGGCGAGGTGACCGCCACCTGGCCCGAGTTCTGGAACTTCTACAACTCCCTGCCCACCGGCAAGATGAAACCCAAACCGGAGCGCGAGAAGAAAGATGACACCCGCAGAAGAATCAAAATCCGGTGA
- the aprB gene encoding adenylyl-sulfate reductase subunit beta, with amino-acid sequence MPTFVNPEKCDGCKGGEKTACMYICPNDLMILDPAEMRAYNQEPSACWECYSCVKICPQGAIEARPYADFAPMGGTSIPMRSAEDIMWTIKFRNGSVKRFKFPIRTTAEGSIKPFDGKPEPGDLDSELLFTESELVAPKATAMEEASVTDADLKKEWKMEDYASLV; translated from the coding sequence ATGCCGACCTTTGTTAACCCGGAAAAATGTGACGGCTGCAAGGGTGGCGAAAAGACCGCTTGCATGTACATTTGCCCCAACGATCTGATGATCCTGGATCCGGCCGAAATGCGCGCCTACAACCAGGAACCGTCCGCCTGCTGGGAATGTTACTCTTGCGTGAAGATTTGCCCCCAGGGCGCTATTGAAGCCCGTCCGTACGCCGACTTCGCCCCCATGGGTGGTACCTCCATCCCGATGCGTTCCGCTGAGGACATCATGTGGACCATCAAATTCCGTAATGGCAGCGTGAAGCGTTTCAAGTTCCCCATCCGCACCACCGCTGAAGGTTCCATCAAGCCCTTCGACGGCAAGCCCGAACCCGGCGATCTGGACTCCGAGCTCCTGTTCACCGAGTCCGAGCTGGTCGCTCCCAAGGCTACCGCCATGGAAGAGGCGTCCGTCACCGACGCCGACCTGAAGAAAGAGTGGAAGATGGAAGACTACGCCTCCCTGGTCTAG
- a CDS encoding tetratricopeptide repeat protein, whose product MKILILCLTLLLPCWATAGDIPQVCREAEALSGMPDANAEKELGLYEQCLKTELPPLVRASALFNMAVIYQDMGQWRKALEHYEASAHSNPEDFQAYSNMAWILATCPVASVRDSERALALAGKACTLSANLGTLDTYAAALARAGQFDKAASMQRKLVDQARQADGFPPEITKEMKERLDLYASGSPYTETIPSATY is encoded by the coding sequence ATGAAAATACTGATTTTATGCCTGACGCTGTTGTTGCCCTGCTGGGCCACCGCCGGGGATATTCCCCAGGTCTGCCGGGAGGCCGAGGCGCTGTCAGGGATGCCCGATGCAAATGCTGAAAAGGAACTCGGGCTGTACGAGCAATGCCTGAAAACCGAGCTGCCCCCTTTGGTCCGCGCCTCGGCGTTGTTCAACATGGCTGTCATCTATCAGGATATGGGTCAGTGGCGCAAAGCGCTTGAGCACTACGAAGCCTCTGCGCACTCCAACCCGGAAGACTTCCAAGCCTACAGTAACATGGCCTGGATTCTGGCCACCTGCCCCGTCGCGTCCGTACGAGACAGCGAGCGGGCCCTCGCCCTCGCAGGCAAGGCCTGCACCCTCTCCGCAAATTTGGGGACACTGGATACCTACGCCGCTGCCCTGGCACGGGCCGGACAGTTCGATAAGGCCGCCTCCATGCAGCGGAAACTTGTCGATCAGGCTCGACAGGCGGACGGATTCCCGCCGGAGATCACGAAGGAAATGAAAGAACGGCTGGACCTCTACGCTTCGGGCTCACCTTATACGGAGACAATCCCTTCCGCGACCTACTAG
- the aprA gene encoding adenylyl-sulfate reductase subunit alpha: MPLLPIKEASKGVALAEPEIIEKTVDILMVGGGMGNCGAAFEAVRWADKVDPSIKIELCDKAALERSGAVAQGLSAINTYCGDNDVDDYVRMVRTDLMGIVREDLIFDLGRHVDDSVHLFEEWGLPVWVKKDGKNLDGAKAKAEGLAIRNGAAPVRSGRWQIMINGESYKCIVAEAAKNALGEDRYVERVFIVKMLLDANEPNRIAGAVGFSTRENKVYVYKCNAAVVACGGAVNVYRPRSTGEGMGRAWYPVWNAGSTYTMVAQVGGEMTMMENRFVPARFKDGYGPVGAWFLLFKAKATNYKGEDYCETNRAMLKPYEDRGYAKGHIIPTCLRNHMMLREMREGRGPIFMDTKTALLSTVNGDLSGPEWKHLESEAWEDFLDMCVGQANLWAATNCAPEDRGSEIMPTEPYLLGSHSGCCGIWVSGPDEPWVPESYKVKADNGKVYNRMTTVNGLWTCADGVGASGHKFSSGSHAEGRIVGKQMVRWVVDHKDFTPTLKENAADLAKEIYQPWYTYEANKGGSTDPVVNPAYITPHNFMMRLIKCTDEYGGGVGTLYMTSKALLNTGFWLLGMMEEDSHKLAARDLHELMRCWEQFHRLWTVRLHMQHIEFREESRYPGFYYRGDFMGLDDSKWKCFVNSKYDPATGVTTIFKKPYVKIIPDA, from the coding sequence ATGCCTCTGCTTCCCATCAAAGAAGCTTCCAAGGGTGTTGCTCTCGCCGAGCCGGAAATCATCGAAAAAACCGTTGATATCCTCATGGTCGGCGGCGGCATGGGTAACTGCGGTGCCGCTTTCGAAGCCGTGCGTTGGGCCGACAAGGTCGATCCTTCCATCAAGATCGAACTCTGCGACAAGGCCGCTCTGGAGCGCTCCGGCGCTGTTGCCCAGGGTCTGTCCGCCATCAACACCTACTGCGGTGACAACGATGTCGACGACTACGTCCGCATGGTCCGCACCGACCTCATGGGCATCGTCCGCGAAGACCTGATCTTCGACCTGGGCCGCCACGTTGATGATTCCGTCCACCTCTTCGAAGAATGGGGCCTCCCCGTTTGGGTCAAGAAAGACGGCAAGAACCTCGACGGCGCCAAGGCCAAGGCCGAAGGCCTCGCCATCCGCAACGGCGCTGCTCCGGTCCGCTCCGGCCGCTGGCAGATCATGATCAACGGTGAGTCCTACAAGTGCATCGTTGCTGAAGCCGCCAAGAACGCCCTGGGTGAAGACCGCTACGTCGAGCGCGTGTTCATCGTCAAGATGCTCCTGGATGCCAACGAGCCCAACCGCATCGCCGGTGCCGTCGGCTTCTCCACCCGTGAGAACAAAGTCTACGTCTACAAGTGCAACGCTGCCGTTGTCGCTTGTGGTGGTGCCGTTAACGTGTACCGTCCCCGCTCCACTGGTGAGGGCATGGGCCGCGCCTGGTACCCCGTTTGGAACGCTGGTTCCACCTACACCATGGTTGCCCAGGTTGGCGGCGAAATGACCATGATGGAAAACCGCTTCGTCCCGGCCCGCTTCAAAGACGGTTACGGCCCGGTCGGCGCCTGGTTCCTCCTGTTCAAGGCCAAAGCCACCAACTACAAGGGTGAGGACTACTGCGAGACCAACCGCGCCATGCTGAAGCCTTACGAGGATCGCGGCTACGCCAAGGGTCACATCATCCCCACCTGCCTGCGTAACCACATGATGCTCCGTGAAATGCGTGAAGGCCGCGGCCCGATCTTCATGGACACCAAGACCGCCCTGCTGTCCACCGTCAACGGCGACCTGTCCGGTCCCGAGTGGAAGCACCTCGAGTCCGAGGCTTGGGAAGACTTCCTCGACATGTGCGTCGGCCAGGCCAACCTGTGGGCCGCCACCAACTGCGCTCCCGAGGATCGCGGTTCCGAGATCATGCCCACCGAGCCTTACCTCCTGGGTTCCCACTCCGGTTGCTGCGGCATCTGGGTTTCCGGTCCGGACGAGCCCTGGGTCCCCGAGTCCTACAAGGTCAAAGCCGACAACGGCAAGGTCTACAACCGTATGACCACCGTTAACGGCCTGTGGACCTGCGCTGACGGCGTCGGCGCTTCCGGCCACAAGTTCTCCTCCGGTTCCCACGCTGAAGGCCGCATCGTCGGCAAGCAGATGGTCCGTTGGGTTGTCGACCACAAGGACTTCACCCCGACCCTGAAGGAAAACGCTGCCGACCTGGCCAAGGAAATCTACCAGCCCTGGTACACCTACGAGGCCAACAAGGGTGGTTCCACCGATCCCGTCGTGAACCCCGCCTACATCACCCCGCACAACTTCATGATGCGCCTCATCAAGTGCACCGATGAATACGGCGGCGGCGTCGGCACCCTGTACATGACCTCCAAGGCTCTGCTGAACACCGGCTTCTGGCTGCTCGGCATGATGGAAGAAGATTCCCACAAGCTCGCCGCTCGTGACCTGCACGAACTGATGCGCTGCTGGGAACAGTTCCACCGCCTGTGGACCGTCCGCCTGCACATGCAGCACATCGAGTTCCGCGAGGAATCCCGTTACCCGGGCTTCTACTACCGCGGCGACTTCATGGGCCTGGACGACTCCAAGTGGAAGTGCTTCGTTAACTCCAAGTACGATCCCGCCACTGGCGTGACCACCATCTTCAAGAAGCCCTACGTCAAGATCATCCCCGACGCCTAA
- a CDS encoding chemotaxis protein CheW, whose product MSDVLQYKDVEIPSELVGLINHMADVEGYRDELHNLGNQWDLLTILGQMSGTGTDMTGTRKGFQVLTSELLSQLGLETLKKTTQEIAGKAQVAVDIVIRNLFERTADIGFLATDDDIRDCLRVAADLGGQLASLEPESAQAVEIGELLDTRVERIVARFQEYVAKYSVYFNIILMNTEGEVVAQLDQANDIRRSTDPLVEESLSTAGEYVEVFRESDLLKGQGDSLIYAYRVTESNDPESAPLGVLCLCFRFQNEMEGVFRNLGGDSGWSVITLLDRSGRVIASSDVYHIPLGAVLDFDHEAGFKVMRFAGREYLAKTCATKGYQGFHGLGWYGHVMIPLEYAFNQSGGTELRQRVDTAILEAVMNDPRLFSEKLRSIPLQAEHIQRELERTVWNGNVRESDAQSKVLLWNISDAGARTKMVFEQSIGNLHETVVSSILNDVEFQASLAVDIMDRNLYERANDCRWWALTSAFRKILSQRDISTLDAETIGSILVYINGLYTVYTNLYVYDARGKILAVSDPAQSRLVGTMLTDDLSHHTLMLDNSQDYAVSPFEATPLYEGRHTYVYGAAISDIARPDRVVGGIGIVFDSEPQFREMLLDSLPRDQKGDVPDGCFGAFVDRKGRIISSTSPRFEAGDSLGVNGEFLRLRNGRGTSRIIEFDGSYYAVGAKVSAGYREFKVDDGYVNDVLGMVFVPLAEVSERKKSVVRRREIGMGVSHKRATGADCIELATFYIGDKWLGINAVHVDEAVTSEGLTTIPGSPDYVIGKFVYNDELITVIDIRTQLRLPKVRFDRNAPIVVVRADSAHIGIVVDALGEIPEICMDRVDKANSVLDSGKGYVDCIIKPELHSDQKELLVVIDPTRLVQSLICNGVKDGTEDEERVQPPATSPRR is encoded by the coding sequence ATGTCTGACGTATTGCAATACAAGGATGTTGAAATTCCTTCGGAGCTGGTCGGCCTGATCAACCACATGGCGGATGTGGAAGGGTATCGGGATGAATTGCATAATCTCGGCAATCAGTGGGATTTGCTGACCATCCTTGGGCAGATGAGCGGGACCGGCACGGACATGACCGGCACGCGGAAGGGGTTCCAGGTGCTGACCTCCGAGCTGTTGAGCCAGCTCGGGCTGGAGACCTTGAAAAAAACCACCCAGGAGATCGCGGGCAAGGCCCAGGTGGCGGTGGACATCGTCATCCGCAACCTGTTCGAGCGTACTGCGGACATCGGGTTCCTGGCCACGGACGACGACATCCGGGATTGTCTGCGGGTGGCGGCCGATCTCGGCGGCCAGTTGGCGTCGCTGGAGCCGGAGTCCGCCCAGGCCGTGGAGATCGGGGAGCTGCTCGACACCCGGGTGGAGCGGATCGTGGCCCGGTTCCAGGAATACGTGGCCAAGTATTCCGTGTATTTCAACATCATCCTGATGAACACCGAGGGCGAGGTGGTGGCCCAGCTCGACCAGGCCAACGACATCAGACGGTCGACCGACCCGCTGGTGGAAGAGTCGCTGTCCACCGCCGGGGAGTACGTGGAAGTCTTCCGCGAAAGCGACCTGCTCAAGGGGCAGGGCGATTCGCTGATCTACGCCTACCGCGTGACCGAGTCCAACGACCCGGAGTCCGCGCCCCTCGGGGTGCTCTGCCTCTGTTTCCGGTTCCAGAACGAGATGGAAGGGGTGTTCCGCAACCTGGGCGGGGATTCCGGCTGGTCGGTGATCACCCTCCTGGACCGCTCCGGGAGGGTCATCGCCAGCAGCGACGTGTATCACATCCCGCTGGGCGCGGTGCTCGACTTCGACCATGAGGCCGGGTTCAAGGTCATGCGTTTCGCCGGGCGGGAGTATCTGGCCAAGACCTGCGCCACCAAGGGCTATCAGGGTTTCCACGGCCTGGGCTGGTACGGCCACGTGATGATTCCGCTGGAGTACGCCTTCAACCAGTCCGGGGGGACCGAGCTGCGGCAACGGGTGGACACGGCCATCCTGGAGGCGGTCATGAACGACCCCCGGCTGTTCTCGGAGAAGCTGCGCTCCATTCCGCTCCAGGCCGAGCACATCCAGCGCGAGCTGGAGCGCACGGTCTGGAACGGCAACGTGCGCGAGAGCGACGCCCAGTCCAAGGTCCTGCTGTGGAACATCTCGGACGCGGGCGCGCGGACCAAGATGGTCTTCGAGCAGTCCATCGGCAACCTGCACGAGACCGTGGTCAGCAGCATCCTCAACGACGTGGAGTTCCAGGCCTCCCTGGCCGTGGACATCATGGACCGCAACCTCTACGAGCGGGCCAACGACTGCCGCTGGTGGGCGCTCACCTCGGCCTTTCGCAAGATTCTGTCCCAACGCGACATTTCCACCCTGGACGCCGAGACCATCGGCTCCATCCTGGTCTACATCAACGGGCTGTACACGGTGTACACCAACCTCTACGTGTACGACGCGCGCGGCAAGATCCTGGCGGTCTCGGACCCGGCCCAGTCGCGCCTGGTCGGGACCATGCTGACCGACGACCTGAGCCACCACACCCTGATGCTCGACAACTCCCAGGACTATGCGGTCTCGCCCTTCGAGGCCACGCCGCTGTATGAGGGACGGCACACCTACGTCTACGGGGCGGCCATCTCGGACATAGCCCGGCCCGACCGGGTGGTCGGCGGCATCGGCATCGTCTTCGACTCCGAGCCGCAGTTCCGCGAGATGCTCCTGGACTCCCTGCCCCGGGACCAGAAGGGCGACGTCCCTGACGGGTGCTTCGGCGCGTTCGTGGACCGCAAGGGGCGGATCATCAGTTCCACTTCCCCGCGCTTCGAGGCCGGGGACAGCCTGGGCGTGAACGGCGAGTTCCTGCGGTTGCGCAACGGCCGGGGGACCTCGCGGATCATCGAGTTCGACGGCTCCTACTACGCGGTGGGGGCCAAGGTCAGCGCGGGCTATCGCGAGTTCAAGGTGGACGACGGGTACGTCAACGACGTGCTCGGCATGGTCTTCGTGCCCCTGGCCGAGGTCTCGGAGCGCAAGAAGAGCGTGGTCCGCCGCCGCGAGATCGGCATGGGCGTGAGCCACAAGCGGGCCACGGGCGCGGACTGCATCGAGCTGGCCACCTTCTACATCGGCGACAAGTGGCTGGGCATCAACGCCGTGCACGTGGACGAGGCCGTGACCTCCGAGGGGTTGACCACCATTCCGGGGTCCCCCGATTACGTCATCGGCAAGTTCGTCTACAACGACGAGCTGATCACGGTCATCGACATCCGCACGCAGCTGCGGCTGCCCAAGGTCCGGTTCGACCGCAACGCGCCCATCGTGGTGGTCCGGGCGGATTCGGCGCACATCGGCATCGTGGTCGACGCCCTGGGCGAAATCCCGGAGATCTGCATGGACCGCGTGGACAAGGCCAACTCGGTGCTCGATTCGGGCAAGGGGTATGTGGATTGCATCATCAAGCCGGAGCTGCACAGCGACCAGAAGGAGCTGCTGGTGGTCATCGACCCGACCCGGCTGGTCCAGTCGCTGATCTGCAACGGGGTCAAGGACGGGACGGAAGACGAAGAGCGGGTCCAACCGCCCGCAACGTCACCGCGCCGATGA
- a CDS encoding glycine zipper domain-containing protein — translation MRKLLIATVLTCFVAAGYGCATKAQQGATVGGLAGATIGALTFKNKLLGAAVGAGVGTLFGYIVGNEWDKHDEAQVQRTLETGKSDQPQKWTNPDTGASYSATPSPPYMAENKVYRDVYIKDEKDGDTIMAKAWRDDKGVWHLKE, via the coding sequence ATGCGTAAACTGTTGATAGCGACCGTGTTGACCTGCTTTGTGGCGGCGGGCTACGGCTGCGCCACCAAGGCCCAGCAGGGCGCGACCGTGGGCGGCCTGGCCGGCGCGACCATCGGCGCGCTGACGTTCAAGAACAAGCTCCTCGGCGCTGCCGTGGGCGCGGGCGTGGGCACGCTCTTCGGCTACATCGTGGGCAACGAATGGGACAAGCACGACGAGGCCCAGGTCCAGAGGACCCTGGAGACCGGAAAGTCCGATCAGCCGCAGAAGTGGACCAACCCGGACACCGGCGCGTCCTATTCGGCCACCCCCAGCCCGCCGTACATGGCCGAGAACAAGGTCTACCGCGACGTCTACATCAAGGACGAAAAGGACGGCGACACGATTATGGCCAAGGCCTGGCGTGACGACAAGGGCGTCTGGCACCTGAAGGAATAG
- the sat gene encoding sulfate adenylyltransferase: MSNLVAPHGGKGLVCCLLKGAELEAETKKAAGLKTLDISDRAKGDLIMMGIGGFSPLNGFMGKADWAGVCEKFLMADGTFWPIPITLDTNDEDVKVGDEVALKAKDGIVYATMKVEEKYEMTEADKKWECELVYKGEGEDSADDKFWEVAMEDHPGVQMVMAQGKYNLAGPVKVLSEGDYAKRFPGVYLTPAQIREEMEKRGWSKVAALQLRNPMHRSHEFLAKIAVEVCDGVVIHSLIGNLKPGDIPGDVRIKCIQTLIDNYFVPENVINAGYPLDMRYAGPREGLIHATFRQNYGINNMLIGRDHAGVGDFYGLFEAQEIFKKIPYQDGCSAEPGKALLCQPMNIDWTFYCYKCDGMASMRTCPHTKEDRVILSGTKLRKALSEGAEVVDHFGRDEVLEILRGYYAGLTEKVEVKMQKAASGQDMK, translated from the coding sequence ATGTCTAACCTCGTAGCACCTCACGGTGGAAAAGGTCTCGTTTGCTGCCTGCTCAAAGGCGCCGAGCTCGAAGCTGAAACCAAAAAGGCCGCTGGCCTGAAGACCCTCGACATCTCCGATCGCGCCAAGGGCGACCTGATCATGATGGGCATCGGCGGTTTCTCTCCGCTGAACGGCTTCATGGGCAAGGCCGACTGGGCCGGCGTTTGCGAGAAGTTCCTGATGGCCGATGGCACCTTCTGGCCCATCCCCATCACCCTGGACACCAACGATGAAGACGTCAAGGTCGGCGACGAAGTCGCTCTGAAGGCCAAGGACGGCATCGTTTACGCCACCATGAAGGTCGAAGAAAAGTACGAGATGACCGAGGCCGACAAGAAGTGGGAATGCGAGCTCGTCTACAAGGGCGAGGGCGAAGATTCCGCCGATGACAAATTCTGGGAAGTCGCCATGGAAGATCACCCGGGCGTCCAGATGGTCATGGCCCAGGGCAAGTACAACCTGGCCGGCCCGGTCAAGGTCCTGTCCGAGGGCGACTACGCCAAGCGTTTCCCGGGCGTCTACCTGACCCCCGCCCAGATCCGCGAAGAGATGGAGAAGCGCGGCTGGTCCAAGGTTGCCGCTCTGCAGCTCCGCAACCCCATGCACCGCTCCCACGAATTCCTGGCCAAGATCGCCGTGGAAGTCTGCGACGGCGTCGTGATCCACTCCCTGATCGGTAACCTGAAGCCGGGCGACATCCCGGGCGACGTCCGCATCAAGTGCATCCAGACCCTGATCGACAACTACTTCGTGCCCGAGAACGTCATCAACGCCGGTTACCCCCTCGACATGCGTTATGCCGGTCCCCGCGAAGGCCTGATCCACGCCACCTTCCGCCAGAACTACGGCATCAACAACATGCTCATCGGCCGTGACCACGCCGGCGTCGGCGACTTCTACGGCCTGTTCGAAGCTCAGGAAATCTTCAAGAAAATCCCCTACCAGGACGGCTGCTCCGCCGAGCCCGGCAAGGCCCTCCTGTGCCAGCCGATGAACATCGACTGGACCTTCTACTGCTACAAGTGCGACGGCATGGCCTCCATGCGCACCTGCCCGCACACCAAGGAAGACCGCGTCATCCTGTCCGGCACCAAGCTGCGCAAGGCTCTGTCCGAGGGCGCTGAAGTCGTCGACCACTTCGGTCGTGACGAAGTCCTCGAGATCCTCCGCGGCTACTACGCCGGTCTGACCGAGAAGGTCGAAGTCAAGATGCAGAAAGCCGCTTCCGGTCAGGACATGAAGTAA